DNA sequence from the Vicia villosa cultivar HV-30 ecotype Madison, WI linkage group LG3, Vvil1.0, whole genome shotgun sequence genome:
aacgcacggttttccagacatctgaggatgcaattgagattagtctaacgcacgacttattcaacccaacgcacggttttccagacatctgaggatgcaattgagattagtctaacgcacgacttattcaacctaacgcacggttttccagacatctgaggatgcaattgagattagtctaacgcacgacttattcaacctaacgcacggttttccagacatctacggatgcaaattagacccactctaacgtacgactcaacctaagtctattcctcagaaacagtctaacagacgacacattctgactctcaagtatatcaagtcggatggAATCTTCAAGCCTATatccatcatacatcttctccaagcccatctccgacaaaagtccctacttcagctagggcaaatttcttggtattctagtgttcaatcaccttccaccttcagataccgactggcatacaaaccactctacatctacaggtttaagataattgaacaggggcagctgtcataccccaaaatttgcccatactatttctcttgctcaaattcaaatcaatacctaaagctcctagacacgctctcctatacaaggctctaaaactagggtttggctcatttaaaggaaaatcagtgaatcaatggctccaaggcatctcatatggctcaatatatctcacatcatcctcatgacaagtatcaagtctcatctcaaaggattggtcactcaattgttcagaaagtcaacagtcgactaagttaacctaaaagtcaactgtggtcaaaataaagtcaaaactcctgattttttgtccagatcctcatattgaagtatcattcaccatttgatcaagaattgatcatggttcatcaaggagagattaaaaatcaacaaatcaaaaagtttctaaattagggttttgtataggaaaagtcaactgaactttgaccagccataactcacatggaacatcagaaatttttcatctaaagctcattttgaaggaaatttgattctctacaaaattgtctctcacatgccaagtctaaaaatgcttcatttgagagatatggaccaaaacattataggtccttttcaaaagtcaacaaaaagacacttttttcaaaaggatatataaggagaatggaaaatcattttgatatgagactaaagacactggttagaggactctctaaggtttctaaaaagtcttagaacacttccatatctcaaaaattgagagagataggccttgtcaaagttgagttattttggagggaaaaatgtgaaagaatttgaacatttttgcaaatgggcctaagttattttgattcaatcttggtcTCCAATTATCCAAGAGCCCAAAATATCTTTGCCACGAAAATatatgattaatttgatttattttgatttttttattcaattaaaaaaagaattaaaatcatataaattaaaagaaaatcaaatattttataaaagatgtGATTGGGATCTATTTTAATCCTCAAATATACTCAAAAACCTAGCAAATTTCGTGCACATCTCATATGGAATAATGGGATCAAATTTTGTCCATAATTAGaaagatttttcaatcaaattttctctaaTGGCAATCAAAGATTTGAAAGGATTCAAGCCAATTTTATTAACCTAATATCTCCTCTATAAGTAGAAAaacaagtctagaggcaagggtTCACGAAATCTGCAGCTCCAAGAACCCTAGCAAGTAacaaagaactcaaagaaaacttGAATTCGGTTTTGGCATTAGGGAgcaattcaaagagattcaaagATCCCAACACACTCAGTGAAGATCGTGGAAGCTTTCTGGATCATCACCTAGCCTTCAAACGCACAGAATCACCCTCGATTCATCAAGGTTTGCACACTTTTCAACTTCTTCGATTAGCCTTATTCATGCATCATCAATGAATTTCATGCGCATATTTGTGTTTAATATTGTGTGACGATCAATTCTGGAGATTTCTTGGTGTTTTTATGTCGTTATAAGCCacatgccatgttagggttcgaaCCCTCAAATTGGGGTTTTGTTTATCACGCAAAATTAGACTCTAGGACAGGTACTACTGGATTCGCATGGCTGAGACGAACCTATCCatggcctcgcgccaaatttttgtGGCCGTTTGGTTGTATTCGCGTTTTTCGCAGGTGTGGTATGTAAGGCTTTTTACAGCGCACTTGCAATCAGCGGTGTAAAAAGcttgttgcaggttttgattgaagaagatgatgatgtgtcgACGTGTGATTTGGTGGTTCGAATCGCCCGCGCGCgcgtttttcttctttcaaatgGAACGATCCCATGCTTCATGGCGCATGCACATACGGTGGGTCTCACTGATCCAGCCGTCAGATCATTACCCAGATGGATCCAACGCGTGTAGATAGGCTGGTGCACCATGATCCTTCCCACGTTTGCCACACTGAATCAAAAGttaagtattttttaattttttttattttaattacatggcctttattttattttatatatatatatatatatatatatatatatatatatatatatatatatatatatatatatatatatatatatatatatatataaatctttacttttttttcttagtaataataaattaattatatgttttactataaaaactttttatatataattaatatttatttatttattttattttcatatatcttttttctttattatatttgttttatttattatatttatttacattttattttcttaatattttatttatatatttaatgtttaatcatatatttatttttaattatatatttatttatttttcttatttaaattatatttaactattaaaatctttaaaaattcatatttattgtattttaattccaaaaaattccaaaaaattatttttacaatcgatttaattttcttgtcccgatttaattaattaggtcacgagaccaataattaattaaatcaatttacctttatactcaatttgaatcctaattagggtttgcgagaattaaccctacactgaatatttctttttctgtgccttttcagggttgacttttttCATACgctttccgactacgcgccttcagaatccgaagctaagtattctatttagttattattttaaaaatttattttgttcCCTTTTAAAACAGGGTTTGTCTTGCCTAACATTCACTTTTTGCCTTTTGCTtcgccatttttcagggttaactctgaggcttcccgccaaccatatcagatcaaattcaaagctaagtggctgtttatttatttatttatttattttgagtttctttatcttttttattttagagTTAGCTTTGTTTATCTCCGAACCAATAATACACTCACCCcatttttgtttgccatttttcccaccttttcagggtttgtcaattgccaaagcgtcgagtatcggtaaccctaaaccctaatctcgattatattattacttgtttcaaacccaTTTGCCTtaatcccgctggtttcaattcccctctcctccgctggttgcaatttcccttccccatattgctttaattatactgtctatattgctgtggttagtaattttagggagtgtaactctgaattgaattagaatcacctaattataagataatataattgaatatgatcacgtgattggtgcacacacgcacacttttgggtaaacctctttGTTGCCCTTTtgcatgttgccttgttgccttgtgtttcttttgcataatagccagtccctcgaatacgaggatacctcagccatgttgcctcgattaaggtcatggtccctaatgatgctgccttcgatacacatgatctcgaccctcggaagttgcctacgaaaaggctgaggtatcctctggttgcctaaacgaaaggctattctgatccttcccttagactacctgcctctctatggcatgggccagtcttatggcgaacgataaagggatgacccttcaacctccaaatgaaaggcttcctgccctcttatggcaaggatagaccctttcgctctgaaaggctaaaagaaccctttttcaaaaactataaggtaattgcccttaattgctttgccttgctctaaactttttatattctttctcataatcctttaaaagggctacgctcatttacgagctaaagtccctattgtTTTTCTTCTACAGTTCTTttcaaacaaagagcaaagcaattaagagcccatggaaaaccatggatgcaaagggtgccttacaccttccctttgcataattaccccccgaactcagtttttctcaaaaagatttttctctgttcttttagcctttccgatatttggataaaataaaagtcggtggcgactcttgcttaccgcgacatttcgataaaaagtcagttcaccgtattacagaactggcgactctgctggggatttatgatttcttataaaagaggggttaccttaaaagtttaggaatcacttaaatgttttctattgtttgctttgcttgttttattttttcagggttgttttgggaaaactgaaggacgaatcctattcccggattcaagaacacttaagtttaggagcggcatagtcatggagaccccccttgtgcatgctcggggttggtcaaaatgaagttcgcacttgagttaggcctccactggttattgtgtacctcttttgcatgagagaggtttatgcatgtatctttgggtgcgccggagctcagggacctttagtcacctttagtcacctttaacccatcttaacttttaggaacgtagtggggggggctattcttggtgcatgccaagttatggtcgctacccgatactacagctcagataggtttcttcctaaagtatcattgcgtggtatgcatgtaccatgttcgagggtgctttagagggggctgacaattctgagtcacttggtagaacccgttgctgaaatctctttatccatagaagtacatGTGGGAAGGGTATACCCcggtcaaactccatgcaagccaagcttaaggaaattgtttgatttgtgtgAACTTATCTGTGCTTGTGATTTAtgcatccatgcatcattcatacatatcatgACTAACTCATTCCAAGGAGTTAAAggattgttaaccataatttgttttgtaggtcatggaaatCAAAGTTCATAAACCTTTTTGCCTCAGTTTCAGAGGGATACATACTTCTTTGAAGATTCTTTGTGACAACGTTTCTGGTGCTTTTGTGCTTTCCGGATCTCTTAACAGATTAATCAGCCTGGTGAGAACCAAAGTGGATGAAACGCTCCTCAACACAATGATCCGGTTTTATGATCCTCTCCTTCATTGCTTTACTTATAGGGACTTTCAATTGGTTCCCACATTAGAGGATTTTTCCTCCATCCTGGGATTACCTGTGCTTGATCAGATGCCATACACTGGCAAAGAAGAGGTACCTAAGTTGGAAGATGTAGCTGCTGCATTGCATTTGCCTCGATCAGAAATCAAAAAGGTTTGGGTGAGTAAAGGAGAATATACTGGTGTACCGATTGACTTCTTGTATAGTCAAGCTGACATTTTAATCAATGCTGCAAGTATGGATGCTCTTGAAAAAGTCCTCGCTTGCCTAATCTATGGGCAAGTATTGTTCCCTCGTTATGACAAAATTGTGGATGTGATTGCTCTCAAGATCTTCATTGGTAACAATCTGGTTACGACTTTATTGGGTGACTTGTTGCATTCCATCCATCACCGATCATCTAAAGGCAAAGGTTGTGTTCTTGGATGCGCACCAatattgcataagtggtttatttcgcacttatcccgttctacgataaagaatgaagaaggtttgacttgggTTCAAAGAATCATAAGGCTTTCATACGACGACATCGTTTGGAACCAAAAAGATTTTGAAGGAACTCATCTGTTCGATAGCTGTGGAGATTTCCCAaatatacctcttcttggtactcgAGGAGGGATAACTTACAATCCTATATTAGCTCGGCATCAGTTTGGTTTCTCTTTGAAAGACAAGCCgcgctccatatatcttagttCGGAAAATTTTGATTATGATTCAGATACGACCGGAAAGAAGAAGCTATTTATTAGAGCTTGGGCTAAAGTGAAGAAAGTATGCATAAAACAATTGGGACTAAGGAACTACATCCCTTCAGATCTTTATTTTAGGTGGATTTATGATCGAGTTGTTGAGCATGGTATGCCATATCCATCTGATATCCCTATTGTGCCAAGGGTTACCCATCCAATCATTCTTGTGGTTTTAGAGCCTTATGTCCCCGCTCCAAATGAAGACCTTGCTGTTACCGTTGCTTCTCTAAGAAGGGAAAAGGCGGATCTTGAAAGGCGCTTACATAAGGTTGAAGCTGAGAAAGCGGTTTTAGTGGCTGATGCTAAAGAGCGAGAtggtatgcttgactatttctaCCGCAAATGGAAGATTGAGGATTTTGTCTCTCCAAatcagatacaatcatgggagcgAGAGATTGATAGGCTCGTCCAAGAAAGAAACGAGATGATCAAAACTCACAAAGTGGAAATCAGAAGTTTAAAGAGAAAGCGCCGACTCGAAGActgatttctatatttttttttagtttattattttatttctttcagCACTTTCAGATGTAACTATTAACTCTAtaatgttatattttatatttttataagagaattaatatttttgcttttttctttcaaaatgtgTTAAAAGTCCTTTAAAACCTTGGAAACATTGCAtacgcataatcatatcattcataaacatcgcatcataggtttcataaaaacaaaatgcctcatctttccgctgtttatttcagtgagaaaatggatctccaacaatctgtgaagaatctccaagttcaaaatgctgaatttcaagccttgatcctgaacttgtccaaggggcaagacgagctgaaagcccttctgactaagaaggagaaaaagaccaagaaaCCCAGAGGAGTGATcaatatgggaagaagattcaagggtcgTCCCAAGAAGGCTGCAGAAACTGAGATTCCTAAagacgaggaagaggaagaggaaggagatgatctcagtgtcaagaataatcagggaagccatgtaggttctgatggtcaggaagaagaagaagaagaagatgagtatcctcaagacgaggattatgctgatgagaagtatagactactagaagagcgtctgagaagcatggaaattcaaaagttacctgggttggattttgaagaactaggactcgttcctggggtcgttattcctccaaaattcaaaactcccgcctttgctaagtacgatggagtctcctgtcccaagatgcacttgaggtcttatgtaagtaagattcagcctcacactactgataagaggctctggatccatttctttcaggaaagtttatctggaactcaactcgaatggtactatcaactggagggtgctagcatccgtacttgggaagatttggttgttgctttctacaggAAATACCAATACAattctgatcttgcaccaactcgcatgcaactacaaagcatgtctatgggacctaaggaaagtttcaaggagtatgcgcaaaagtggagagatttagctggaagagtccaaccttccttgactgatagggagttggtggacatgttcatgggcacactAACTGGACCGTTCTATAGTCACCTACTGGGTAGTTCTTCGTCTGGGTTTATTGATCTTAtcttaactggagagcgtgtcgagaatggtattcgaagtgggaagattcaagtgggtacatcttctggtactgcaaagaagccatATCATGGAAGAAACGAGTCTAATGCTGTTCATAGTCAGAAAGGCCGTGGAaagaatgatcagaatcagtctgttggtgtgtcataccccaaaatttacccggtgcAATTcccgttttaatttattaagggtgttaaaaattaagagccataaggtttaatatacctattattaaactcgctctcttatcAAATGCCCGTATAAATTATTGGGGGTGTGAATGTCAAATATTTGAAGTCCAATTTGTTTTGACCCATTTATTCCAATTAGCCATTCCATGTTTATATTACTACTAACTATGAAATTATTAATTCCTATTATTAGTTCTAAAAATAATATTGAGGTTATTAAGATTAATCAAACATTATTATTAGTACTAATTAAGTGGTGTTAATCATTATTATTAGAGTAGTATTAATTAGTTTGTGATTAAGAGtatatcattaattaattaaattattgattaattaattaattaaatgatttatttgaagtcatttggtttcatttgtttcttttgtttttgctgtgaaaaaaaaagagaaaacgaGCTAATGGAAGCATTGGGCCAAAAAAATGAATCAACAGCAAGATGGGCCATAGATTGGATTTGGGCCACACATGTGCCAGACTCGATCGGGTTTGGACCGGGTCAAGGACCGACCCAGGTTCCTGTGCATCCTCTTCCTTTCAGCGCTGCAGAAACCCTACCCCATCTCCATCAGCGCCGCTgcaaacaagaaaccctaatcatctagCAAATGCCCAGGCCCATGGATTGATTGAATCACAAATCAAATATTCACATTcgtaatcaaatcaaatattaagaCAAATCTTCAATCAAACATTGAATCACATCTTAACAAATATAAAGTAAAATCTGATTATGTTTTATTGAATCAAAAATGTAATTTACAGAATCAATGGCAAACGAATCAAAATCTAATCTAATTCTTcctaaagcaaaaatcgaaaaaACCTAACTATAAATTGAGAAGAAATTAGATGAGGAGGGGGGATTTTCTGAAAAAAAAGATTCTTGGAGCGCCGCAAACGAAAGAAACCTTGAGCCGTATTCATCCAACTTGGTACTTGCAACAAAAAGAAAGGAGATCAGTGGGAGATCGGAGAGGAATCGCAAGAGCTTACACGTTCTCGAACTTCAAGAGCCAAAGGTAAACGCGTGATAAATTATTTAGCCTTGCGATATCGTGATTTGTATGCTTGAATGTTCTTGAATATAGGTTTACGATTTCATTTGGGGTCTGGGAAGGTGAACGTCATTTTGTTTTTCTGGGTAAGATAGTCATGGCTATGGTtgtttgaagaagaaaaagagaaagggaAAACCGAGTGAGAGAGGAGAGGATTTTGTCATTCACTTGGAGAGAGAACCGAAGATAAGTGGGGAACATTAGTGGAGAAGTGGAATCAATTATGCATAGGTAAACTCACCATTTGTTTTTCTTTGGGAGAAGCAAGAAAAGTGGAGATAAGCTTATCTCTTCGTAGCCATTCATAGCACGACACGTGGCCACTTACGGGCCATGTGATTGGATCATCCAAAAGCAATTCCCCATAGCTCTTTTGTCATACAACCCTTAGCCTACGCTAGATCTGAACCATTCATTCAAATTATTTTAGATCAACGGCCGGGGTAAGATCTGGGGAGCCATTTGATCAAATCACACGCGCGAAAATACGTCGGCGTACCGTAAGCGTGAACGCACGCGTACACCAGATCCTAACGGATCTAAGTTGTCTCATTTGGGCCCTTTGAATTGTAAATGGGCCTTAGCCCTTACTATTAACACACCCCGATAATTACTACTCAACACAAAATGCACCCCTTgcgcaaaataaaaaataaaactagttaatttctatttgataattttaataaatgtttaattgtttttttattcaatttaattttctcctcaaaccgactaaatcgattagtcgtagtagacgagaaataatctttttgattatttaataatttaattaattcttactaattctctcctcgacccgactttcaatttgctgcccgcgatgatcaatctatcgatctgagcaatcaaCAATGCCCCTaacccgttagctatactgaccaaatccattggtcaccgcatctaacggtgccatatcaagccagggt
Encoded proteins:
- the LOC131659653 gene encoding uncharacterized protein LOC131659653, whose product is MEIKVHKPFCLSFRGIHTSLKILCDNVSGAFVLSGSLNRLISLVRTKVDETLLNTMIRFYDPLLHCFTYRDFQLVPTLEDFSSILGLPVLDQMPYTGKEEVPKLEDVAAALHLPRSEIKKVWVSKGEYTGVPIDFLYSQADILINAASMDALEKVLACLIYGQVLFPRYDKIVDVIALKIFIGNNLNEEGLTWVQRIIRLSYDDIVWNQKDFEGTHLFDSCGDFPNIPLLGTRGGITYNPILARHQFGFSLKDKPRSIYLSSENFDYDSDTTGKKKLFIRAWAKVKKVCIKQLGLRNYIPSDLYFRWIYDRVVEHGMPYPSDIPIVPRVTHPIILVVLEPYVPAPNEDLAVTVASLRREKADLERRLHKVEAEKAVLVADAKERDGMLDYFYRKWKIEDFVSPNQIQSWEREIDRLVQERNEMIKTHKVEIRSLKRKRRLED